From the Microbacterium sp. W4I4 genome, one window contains:
- a CDS encoding SMP-30/gluconolactonase/LRE family protein, giving the protein MKAELVSIDTDGVFHGEGGFWDSRAERIRFVDLLRGDIMTWERESLSRHHVSDVAAVIRSRRQGGHVIATERGFALVDDDFSPVQEIAVFDATDVRMNEGGCDASGRFFCGSMAYDGRAGGGRLYRLDPDLSLHVALESVTIPNGLVWDAAGTTAFHADTAEGRIWAYEYDPTSGAFGERRSFVAFDGDQGMPDGVSIDTEDGLWVAMWGGGAVRRYDVGGALDAVVEVPAVNVTSCAFGGPESRTLYITTSRQHLETPEQHAGGLFAVDPGATGAVVHEFAG; this is encoded by the coding sequence ATGAAGGCGGAACTGGTCAGCATCGACACGGACGGCGTGTTCCACGGCGAGGGTGGGTTCTGGGATTCGCGTGCCGAGCGCATCCGGTTCGTCGACCTGCTCCGCGGTGACATCATGACCTGGGAACGCGAGTCGCTCTCTCGGCATCACGTGTCCGACGTCGCCGCAGTGATCCGCTCGCGAAGGCAGGGCGGCCATGTCATCGCCACCGAGCGCGGCTTCGCCCTCGTCGATGATGATTTCTCCCCTGTCCAAGAGATAGCCGTGTTCGATGCAACCGACGTGCGCATGAACGAGGGCGGTTGCGATGCCTCGGGACGGTTCTTCTGCGGAAGCATGGCCTACGACGGGCGCGCCGGAGGCGGTCGGCTCTACCGCCTCGATCCTGATCTCTCGCTGCACGTCGCGCTCGAGTCCGTGACGATCCCCAACGGACTCGTGTGGGATGCCGCTGGAACGACGGCGTTCCATGCCGACACTGCCGAGGGCCGCATCTGGGCGTACGAGTACGACCCGACTTCCGGCGCGTTCGGCGAACGCCGCTCGTTCGTGGCGTTCGACGGCGACCAGGGGATGCCCGATGGCGTGAGCATCGACACCGAGGACGGCCTCTGGGTGGCCATGTGGGGTGGCGGCGCCGTGCGCCGCTACGACGTCGGCGGAGCGCTGGATGCCGTCGTAGAGGTGCCTGCGGTGAACGTGACCTCGTGCGCGTTCGGCGGGCCGGAGAGTCGCACGCTGTACATCACGACGTCACGTCAGCATCTCGAGACGCCCGAGCAGCACGCGGGTGGGCTCTTCGCCGTGGATCCCGGGGCCACCGGCGCCGTTGTCCACGAGTTCGCCGGCTGA
- the putP gene encoding sodium/proline symporter PutP yields the protein MSDQFWLYIALGIYFAAMLYIGYSAYKKTSGHEDYMLGGRDLPAWVAALSAGASDMSGWLIMGLPGAIYLTGLIEAWIAIGLTIGAYLNWLVVAPRLRAYTQTSENSITIPSFFENRTKDKTRLLRVVSAIIILVFFTLYVSSGMVAGGKFFVSSFDGGNYIVGMLLVTAVTLSYTLFGGFLGASLTDVVQGIMLCVAVLVVPVAAVIAVGGWGEAVSLISTVNPTQFDFFGGTGLTSVTLIGILSGLAWGLGYFGQPHIIVRFMALRTPQAAKTARRIGVGWQVLSLTGAVFAGLIGVAFIQKEGISLADPELVLLTMAQTLLHPLLAGLVLAAVLAAIMSTFSSQLIVCSSALVEDLYKVLKKTPPSEKRLVLLGRLCVLGVAIIAMLLAINPNDTVLGLVSFAWAGFGAAFGPIVLLSLYWRKLTNWGALAGMVVGTVTVFAWGALEGGWFELYELLPGFVLALIAAVVVSLATYKPNADIDREFTETGTLVVLK from the coding sequence ATGTCCGACCAGTTCTGGCTCTACATCGCGCTCGGCATCTATTTCGCCGCGATGCTGTACATCGGCTACAGCGCTTACAAGAAGACCAGCGGCCACGAGGACTACATGCTCGGCGGTCGAGATCTGCCCGCGTGGGTGGCGGCGCTGAGCGCCGGCGCGTCGGACATGTCCGGCTGGCTCATCATGGGCCTGCCCGGTGCGATCTACCTGACCGGACTCATCGAGGCCTGGATCGCGATCGGGTTGACGATCGGCGCCTATCTGAACTGGCTCGTCGTCGCGCCCCGACTGCGCGCGTACACGCAGACCTCGGAGAACTCGATCACAATCCCGAGCTTCTTCGAGAACCGCACCAAGGACAAGACTCGCCTGCTGCGCGTCGTCTCGGCGATCATCATCCTCGTCTTCTTCACGCTGTACGTGTCGTCCGGGATGGTCGCGGGCGGCAAGTTCTTCGTCAGCTCGTTCGACGGCGGGAACTACATCGTCGGCATGCTGCTCGTGACAGCCGTGACGCTCAGCTACACCCTGTTCGGCGGATTCCTCGGAGCATCGCTGACCGACGTCGTGCAGGGGATCATGCTGTGCGTCGCCGTGCTCGTCGTCCCGGTGGCGGCCGTCATCGCCGTCGGCGGCTGGGGCGAGGCCGTCTCCCTGATCAGCACGGTGAATCCCACCCAGTTCGACTTCTTCGGCGGCACCGGACTCACCTCGGTGACCCTGATCGGCATCCTCTCCGGGCTGGCATGGGGACTGGGCTACTTCGGCCAGCCGCACATCATCGTCCGCTTCATGGCTCTGCGCACGCCGCAGGCGGCCAAGACCGCCCGTCGCATCGGCGTCGGCTGGCAGGTGCTGTCCCTGACGGGAGCGGTCTTCGCCGGTCTCATCGGCGTCGCCTTCATCCAGAAGGAGGGCATCAGCCTCGCCGACCCCGAGCTGGTTCTGCTGACGATGGCGCAGACCCTGCTGCATCCGCTGCTCGCCGGACTCGTTCTCGCCGCGGTGCTGGCTGCCATCATGAGCACCTTCTCCAGCCAGCTGATCGTGTGCTCTTCGGCGCTGGTCGAGGATCTCTACAAGGTGCTCAAGAAGACGCCTCCCTCGGAGAAGCGTCTCGTGCTGCTGGGACGGCTGTGCGTGCTCGGCGTGGCGATCATCGCCATGCTGCTCGCGATCAACCCCAACGACACGGTGCTCGGGCTGGTCAGCTTCGCATGGGCGGGATTCGGCGCCGCGTTCGGCCCGATCGTGCTGCTGAGCCTGTACTGGCGCAAGCTGACGAACTGGGGCGCGCTGGCCGGCATGGTCGTCGGCACGGTGACCGTGTTCGCCTGGGGCGCGCTCGAGGGCGGCTGGTTCGAGCTGTACGAGCTGCTGCCCGGGTTCGTGCTGGCATTGATCGCCGCGGTCGTGGTGAGCCTGGCGACGTACAAGCCCAACGCCGACATCGACCGCGAGTTCACCGAGACGGGGACACTGGTGGTCCTGAAGTAG
- a CDS encoding family 20 glycosylhydrolase, with protein sequence MTTPMDHADVVRWIAVPQPSRIALHGGRWRPPTVRVRADDAAFEAEASRIERELADAGFELGDDSTIRIRRGDAVGSPEAFGIAVGDDIEITADAAAGVFRATRQLLHNLRAQGFVPRGLARSAPAVRERGLHLDAARKHFPAAWIRQLLHALADIGVNTLQWHVSENEGFRIGSSAFPEIVSAEHIARDDARAIADLAADLHIDLIPSLDMPGHLQHVLDQHPEFRMPPGGPLSERALDITDPDAVSFALALIDDLAPLFPHSTHWHLGGDEFVDFARIDEYPTLRAAARERFGPTASGFDLLTGFVDDVAAHLRGVGFAPRVWNDGMLRGTAATLDTDITLTWWTNWHDAMRPVQAGLDAGHDLMNFNDGLFYHVLGEKAGYTYPTLQRIWDADWHPGLFPALPDGTRQEIPAPYPPQLRGASFSIWCDDPDAQTDEQVLTGIRLPLRAMAERAWNGGSTLTLPEFAEIDERISTVGGTICFP encoded by the coding sequence ATGACCACCCCGATGGACCACGCGGACGTCGTCCGCTGGATCGCCGTGCCGCAACCGTCGAGGATCGCGTTGCACGGTGGCCGCTGGAGGCCGCCGACGGTGCGTGTGCGGGCCGACGACGCGGCGTTCGAGGCCGAAGCGTCCCGGATCGAGCGCGAGCTCGCCGACGCCGGATTCGAGCTCGGCGACGACTCGACGATCCGCATCCGCCGCGGCGACGCCGTCGGGTCGCCGGAAGCATTCGGGATCGCGGTCGGCGACGACATCGAGATCACGGCGGATGCTGCGGCAGGGGTCTTCCGCGCCACCCGGCAGCTGCTGCACAACCTGCGCGCGCAGGGCTTCGTACCGCGCGGACTCGCGCGCTCCGCCCCTGCTGTCCGTGAACGCGGACTGCATCTGGACGCGGCGCGCAAGCACTTCCCCGCCGCGTGGATCAGACAGCTGCTGCACGCGCTCGCCGACATCGGCGTCAACACCCTGCAGTGGCACGTGTCCGAGAACGAAGGGTTCCGCATCGGCTCCTCCGCCTTCCCGGAGATCGTCTCGGCCGAGCACATCGCCCGCGACGATGCGCGCGCCATCGCCGATCTCGCCGCGGATCTGCACATCGACCTGATCCCCTCGCTGGACATGCCGGGGCACCTGCAGCACGTCCTGGATCAGCATCCCGAGTTCCGGATGCCGCCAGGCGGCCCCCTGAGCGAACGCGCGCTCGACATCACCGACCCCGACGCCGTGAGCTTCGCGCTCGCGCTGATCGACGATCTCGCACCGCTGTTCCCGCACAGCACCCACTGGCATCTCGGCGGCGACGAGTTCGTGGACTTCGCGCGCATCGACGAGTACCCGACGCTGCGTGCCGCAGCGCGCGAGCGGTTCGGGCCGACGGCATCCGGCTTCGACCTGCTCACCGGCTTCGTGGATGACGTCGCCGCCCACCTGCGCGGGGTCGGTTTCGCTCCGCGGGTCTGGAACGACGGCATGCTGCGCGGAACCGCCGCCACCCTCGACACGGACATCACGTTGACCTGGTGGACGAACTGGCACGACGCGATGCGACCCGTTCAGGCGGGGCTGGATGCCGGTCACGACCTCATGAACTTCAACGACGGGCTGTTCTATCACGTGCTCGGCGAGAAGGCCGGCTACACGTATCCGACCCTGCAGCGCATCTGGGATGCCGATTGGCATCCGGGCCTCTTCCCCGCCCTGCCGGACGGCACCCGGCAGGAGATCCCCGCGCCGTATCCGCCGCAGCTCCGAGGCGCCTCGTTCTCGATCTGGTGCGACGACCCCGATGCTCAGACCGACGAGCAGGTGCTCACCGGCATCCGTCTCCCGCTGCGCGCGATGGCGGAGCGGGCATGGAACGGCGGCAGCACGCTGACGCTCCCCGAGTTCGCCGAGATCGATGAGCGCATCAGCACCGTCGGCGGCACGATATGTTTCCCGTAA
- a CDS encoding carboxymuconolactone decarboxylase family protein: MERTRIPTTPVTGLYGAVVKAAAKKMLGKVPDSLGVMWQHRPVMMDMMKFGGRVEKWRELDKGLGTLATMACAATVGCSFCLDLHYFMSRDHGLDEEKAREVPIWRESTRFTPLERRVMEYAEAMSQTPPTVTDELSDALLAELGAPALLELAAKVGFLNATARTNVALGIRSDGLADACGLAPLATRTSGGVASQS; encoded by the coding sequence ATGGAGCGCACGCGCATCCCCACGACACCGGTGACCGGACTGTACGGCGCGGTCGTGAAGGCAGCCGCGAAGAAGATGCTCGGCAAGGTGCCGGATTCTCTCGGCGTGATGTGGCAGCACCGGCCGGTGATGATGGACATGATGAAGTTCGGCGGACGGGTCGAGAAGTGGCGCGAGCTGGACAAGGGTCTCGGCACTCTCGCCACCATGGCGTGCGCCGCGACGGTGGGTTGCAGCTTCTGCCTCGACCTGCACTACTTCATGTCCCGCGACCACGGGCTCGACGAGGAGAAGGCCCGCGAGGTGCCGATCTGGCGCGAGTCCACCCGGTTCACGCCCCTCGAGCGGCGGGTGATGGAGTACGCCGAGGCGATGAGCCAGACGCCGCCGACCGTCACCGATGAGCTCTCCGACGCCCTGCTCGCAGAGCTCGGCGCTCCGGCATTGCTGGAGCTCGCGGCGAAGGTCGGCTTCCTGAACGCCACCGCCCGCACGAACGTCGCCCTCGGCATCCGATCCGACGGACTGGCGGATGCCTGTGGGCTGGCGCCTCTGGCGACCCGGACGTCCGGCGGCGTAGCGTCACAGTCATGA
- a CDS encoding glycoside hydrolase family 38 C-terminal domain-containing protein gives MHEETSLTVGRVNRVLTERIRPAIHSSRVPLEIAAHVLPGEPIAPADGLALDYEPFAAGSMWGPAWGTTWFRLRGEVPADWAGKRVEAIIDLGFDINMPGFQCEALAYRPDGTPLKSINPRNQWVAIEAEAGQAVAFYLEGASNPVLLDYHPFLPTQEGDIRTSSPEPLYRVRHMDLAIFETEVFELALDLEVLIELQAELPETSPRRMRILQALDDALDDLDLQHIVETAPAARAQLTDVLASPADASAHRVAAIGHAHIDSAWLWPLRETIRKVARTTSSMTTLIDEEPDFLYGMSSAQQYAWIKEHRPEVFARVKDAVAAGRFLPLGGMWVESDTVMPTGESLVRQFSHGQRFFEREFGIRSKGVWLPDSFGYSPALPQLMRRAGFEWFFTQKISWNQRNVFPHHSFLWEGIDGSRMFTHFPPMDTYNSQLSGSEVAKASRQFKENRKATMSIAPVGWGDGGGGTTREMTGKASRMASLEGAAQVEWKHPDAFFDDAKAELTDPAVWVGELYLELHRGTLTSQHATKALHRWAEQALIQAELWAATASVQLGTPYPYEELDRLWQLVLLHEFHDILPGTSIAWVHREAVEVLSDVLSDADDLASAARKALAGEGDRALVFTPTSVGGGRALGAAEVVSNPASASLTETADGFVLSNDLVSVTISAEGLITSAVDLASGRETIPAGRPANLFQLHQDFPNMWDAWDIDRYYRNRVDDLTAASSITASVEGGVATVVVERAFSESRLTQTIVLAPGSRTVLLRNDIDWHETEKLLKLAFPLDLFARETLAETQFGFQRRVTHVNTSWEAAKFETSMHRFVLAQEDDGFGVALVNDSIYGYDTTRDADGDDVTTTIRLSLLRAPRFPDPDTDHGRHEIEVGLVIGADAEIATAEGIRLNALPSVVRGANEVEPLVSVTGTGIVVSSVKLADDRSGDVIVRVYESLGRRTRGALDVSFAHTGIREISLIEDELEPARTGGELSLHPFEVRTLRIARG, from the coding sequence GTGCACGAAGAGACCTCGCTCACCGTCGGCCGCGTGAACCGCGTCCTCACCGAGCGCATCCGCCCCGCCATCCACTCCTCCCGGGTGCCGCTGGAGATCGCCGCGCATGTCCTCCCCGGCGAGCCGATCGCCCCCGCCGACGGCCTCGCCCTGGACTACGAGCCGTTCGCCGCGGGCAGCATGTGGGGCCCCGCCTGGGGCACCACATGGTTCCGCCTGCGCGGCGAGGTCCCGGCCGATTGGGCGGGCAAGCGCGTCGAGGCGATCATCGACCTCGGCTTCGACATCAACATGCCCGGGTTCCAGTGCGAGGCGCTCGCGTACCGTCCGGACGGGACGCCGCTGAAGAGCATCAACCCGCGCAATCAGTGGGTCGCGATCGAGGCCGAGGCGGGTCAGGCCGTCGCGTTCTATCTCGAGGGCGCCTCCAACCCGGTGCTGCTGGATTACCACCCCTTCCTGCCGACGCAGGAGGGCGACATCCGCACCTCCTCGCCCGAGCCGCTCTACCGGGTGCGCCACATGGACCTCGCGATCTTCGAGACAGAGGTGTTCGAGCTCGCCCTCGACCTCGAGGTGCTGATCGAGCTGCAGGCCGAGCTGCCCGAGACCTCGCCGCGGCGCATGCGCATCCTGCAGGCCCTCGACGACGCGCTCGACGACCTCGACCTGCAACACATCGTCGAGACCGCGCCGGCTGCCCGCGCGCAGCTGACCGACGTGCTGGCTTCCCCCGCGGATGCCAGCGCGCACCGCGTCGCCGCGATCGGTCACGCGCACATCGACTCGGCCTGGCTGTGGCCGCTGCGCGAGACGATCCGCAAGGTCGCCCGCACCACGTCGTCGATGACCACGCTGATCGACGAGGAGCCCGACTTCCTCTACGGCATGTCCAGCGCGCAGCAGTACGCGTGGATCAAGGAGCACCGCCCCGAGGTCTTCGCACGGGTGAAGGATGCCGTGGCCGCCGGCCGCTTCCTGCCCCTGGGCGGCATGTGGGTCGAGTCCGACACGGTCATGCCCACCGGTGAATCGCTGGTGCGCCAGTTCTCGCACGGTCAGCGCTTCTTCGAACGCGAGTTCGGCATCCGCTCGAAGGGCGTCTGGCTGCCCGACAGCTTCGGGTACTCCCCCGCCCTGCCGCAGCTGATGCGCCGGGCCGGGTTCGAGTGGTTCTTCACGCAGAAGATCTCCTGGAACCAGCGCAACGTCTTCCCGCACCACAGCTTCCTGTGGGAGGGCATCGACGGCTCGCGCATGTTCACGCACTTCCCGCCGATGGACACCTACAACTCGCAGCTGTCCGGCTCGGAGGTCGCGAAGGCCAGCCGCCAGTTCAAGGAGAACCGCAAGGCGACCATGTCGATCGCCCCGGTCGGCTGGGGCGACGGCGGTGGCGGCACCACCCGCGAGATGACCGGCAAGGCATCGCGCATGGCGTCGCTCGAGGGTGCCGCGCAGGTCGAGTGGAAGCATCCGGATGCCTTCTTCGACGATGCCAAGGCGGAGCTGACCGACCCGGCTGTCTGGGTCGGCGAGCTGTACCTCGAGCTGCACCGCGGCACGCTCACCAGCCAGCACGCCACCAAGGCGCTGCACCGCTGGGCCGAACAGGCGCTCATCCAGGCCGAACTGTGGGCGGCTACGGCATCCGTGCAGTTGGGCACCCCGTACCCGTACGAGGAGCTCGACCGGCTGTGGCAGCTCGTGCTGCTGCACGAGTTCCACGACATACTCCCCGGCACGTCGATCGCGTGGGTGCACCGCGAGGCCGTCGAGGTGCTCTCGGATGTGCTGTCGGATGCCGATGACCTGGCCTCCGCCGCGCGGAAGGCGCTGGCCGGCGAGGGCGATCGCGCACTCGTCTTCACCCCGACCTCGGTCGGCGGCGGGCGGGCCCTCGGCGCGGCCGAGGTCGTGTCTAATCCGGCATCCGCCTCCCTCACCGAAACCGCCGATGGCTTCGTCCTCTCCAACGATCTCGTCTCCGTCACGATCTCCGCGGAGGGCCTGATCACCTCGGCGGTGGACCTGGCATCCGGTCGCGAGACGATCCCCGCGGGCAGGCCCGCGAACCTGTTCCAGCTGCACCAGGACTTCCCCAACATGTGGGACGCGTGGGACATCGACCGCTACTACCGCAACCGGGTCGACGACCTCACCGCGGCGTCGTCGATCACGGCATCCGTCGAGGGCGGTGTCGCGACGGTGGTCGTCGAGCGCGCCTTCTCGGAGTCGCGCCTGACGCAGACGATCGTGCTCGCGCCCGGTTCGCGGACGGTTCTGCTGCGCAATGACATCGACTGGCACGAGACCGAGAAGCTGCTCAAGCTCGCCTTCCCGCTCGACCTGTTCGCCCGCGAGACGCTCGCCGAGACGCAGTTCGGCTTCCAGCGCCGTGTCACGCACGTGAACACCAGTTGGGAGGCGGCGAAGTTCGAGACCTCGATGCACCGGTTCGTGCTGGCGCAGGAGGACGACGGCTTCGGCGTCGCGCTCGTGAACGACTCGATCTACGGCTACGACACCACACGCGATGCGGACGGCGACGACGTCACGACCACCATCCGGCTGTCGCTGCTGCGCGCTCCGCGCTTCCCCGACCCCGACACCGACCACGGCCGGCACGAGATCGAGGTCGGCCTGGTGATCGGAGCGGATGCCGAGATCGCGACCGCCGAGGGCATCCGCCTGAACGCCCTGCCGAGCGTAGTGCGCGGCGCGAACGAGGTCGAGCCGCTGGTGTCGGTCACCGGCACGGGCATCGTCGTCTCGTCGGTGAAGCTGGCCGACGACCGCTCGGGCGACGTGATCGTGCGCGTGTACGAGTCGCTCGGCCGGCGCACGCGCGGTGCGCTCGATGTGAGCTTCGCACACACCGGCATCCGCGAGATCTCGCTGATCGAGGATGAACTGGAGCCGGCACGCACCGGTGGAGAGCTGTCGCTGCACCCCTTCGAGGTCCGCACGCTGCGCATCGCGCGGGGCTGA
- a CDS encoding LacI family DNA-binding transcriptional regulator: MPRSKRVTIADIARLAGVSPGAVSFALNGRPGVSEETRQRILAIADQHEWRPSSTARALVGSRAGVVGFAVNRPARTLGTEAFFTDLIAGVQSSLAQHRIGLQLVVVPDIGEEVDTYRRWRRSNQVDGVLMLDPRVDDPRPALLRSLALPGIVLGGSPSGPDDSATIWLDDAQAAHTVFDYLVGLGHRHIVYLSGPAEFEHVRLRSEVLAGLAERGVTGETIITDYSPTEVATTMRTLLSRQDRPTAIVFDNDVMAIAGLRVSQEMGVAVPTQLSLASFDDSVVTGLMHPSITCLTRDTFGFGEKAAEYLLDVIASEERLPDRTGPRPHLTVRESTAPPPA; the protein is encoded by the coding sequence ATGCCACGGTCCAAGCGTGTCACCATCGCGGACATCGCGCGACTGGCCGGAGTGTCGCCCGGAGCGGTGTCCTTCGCGCTCAACGGGCGTCCCGGCGTCAGCGAGGAGACCAGGCAGCGCATCCTCGCCATCGCGGACCAGCACGAATGGCGCCCCAGCTCCACGGCGCGCGCCCTGGTCGGCTCCCGAGCGGGGGTGGTCGGCTTCGCCGTAAATCGCCCGGCGCGCACACTCGGCACCGAGGCGTTCTTCACCGACCTGATCGCCGGCGTCCAGTCCTCACTCGCGCAGCACCGCATCGGACTGCAGCTGGTCGTCGTGCCCGACATCGGCGAGGAGGTCGACACCTACCGGCGCTGGCGGCGTTCCAACCAGGTCGACGGCGTGCTGATGCTGGACCCGCGCGTCGACGACCCTCGACCAGCGCTGCTGCGCTCGCTCGCACTGCCCGGCATCGTGCTCGGCGGCAGCCCCTCGGGGCCGGACGACTCCGCCACGATCTGGCTGGACGACGCGCAGGCGGCGCACACGGTCTTCGACTACCTCGTGGGCCTCGGACACCGGCACATCGTCTACCTGTCGGGACCCGCCGAGTTCGAGCACGTGCGGCTGCGCTCGGAGGTGCTCGCCGGACTCGCCGAGCGCGGCGTCACCGGCGAGACCATCATCACGGACTACTCGCCGACCGAGGTTGCGACCACGATGCGCACGCTGCTGAGCCGGCAGGATCGACCCACCGCGATCGTGTTCGACAACGACGTCATGGCCATCGCGGGACTGCGCGTCTCGCAGGAGATGGGCGTCGCCGTGCCCACGCAGTTGTCGCTGGCGTCCTTCGACGATTCCGTCGTGACCGGCCTCATGCATCCCTCGATCACGTGCCTCACCCGCGACACGTTCGGCTTCGGCGAGAAGGCGGCCGAGTACCTGCTCGACGTGATCGCGAGCGAGGAGCGGCTGCCCGACCGCACCGGTCCGCGCCCGCACCTCACCGTGCGCGAGAGCACAGCACCGCCGCCGGCCTGA
- a CDS encoding RNA polymerase sigma-70 factor, with the protein MSSTADPAFDDPFIVHRGLLFTVAYEILGTAADAEDVLQESWLRWTGVDQSTVREPRAYLVRIVTRQSLNHLRAVSRRREDYVGPWLPEPLMTSPDVADDVVLAESVSLAMLTVLETLTPVERAVFVLREVFDVPFDEIADAVDKTSAAVRQIAHRARDHVAARRPRMEVDASEHDRVVRRFVAALDSGDMQALMDVLAPDVVSVTDSGGLVRGAARVPLVGAERVVAFLRGSIAKLDVDYRVQPIVANGRLAARIEVGGALMAVVSFTVADGRISRVFSTANPQKLEALGTEHPLVR; encoded by the coding sequence ATGAGCAGCACGGCGGATCCGGCATTCGACGACCCGTTCATCGTCCACCGCGGCCTGCTGTTCACGGTCGCGTACGAGATCCTCGGCACGGCGGCGGATGCCGAGGACGTGCTGCAGGAGTCCTGGCTGCGCTGGACGGGCGTCGATCAGTCGACCGTGCGGGAGCCGCGCGCCTACCTGGTGCGGATCGTCACGCGGCAGTCGCTGAACCACCTGCGTGCGGTCTCGCGCCGGCGTGAGGACTACGTCGGTCCGTGGCTGCCCGAGCCGTTGATGACCTCTCCGGATGTCGCCGACGACGTGGTGCTCGCCGAGAGCGTGTCGCTCGCGATGCTCACCGTCCTGGAGACGCTCACTCCCGTGGAGCGCGCCGTCTTCGTGCTGCGCGAAGTGTTCGACGTGCCGTTCGATGAGATCGCGGATGCCGTCGACAAGACGTCTGCGGCGGTGCGGCAGATCGCGCATCGCGCGCGTGACCATGTGGCCGCCCGCCGGCCTCGGATGGAGGTGGATGCGTCGGAGCATGATCGCGTCGTGCGGCGCTTCGTCGCGGCGCTGGACTCGGGCGACATGCAGGCGCTCATGGACGTCCTCGCGCCCGACGTCGTCTCGGTGACCGACAGCGGCGGCCTCGTGCGCGGCGCGGCGCGGGTGCCGCTGGTCGGCGCGGAGCGGGTGGTGGCGTTCCTGCGCGGCAGCATCGCGAAGCTCGACGTCGACTACCGCGTGCAGCCGATCGTCGCCAACGGCCGGCTCGCGGCGCGCATCGAGGTCGGAGGCGCACTGATGGCGGTCGTAAGCTTCACCGTCGCAGACGGCCGCATCTCGCGGGTCTTCTCCACCGCGAACCCGCAGAAGCTCGAGGCGCTCGGGACGGAGCATCCGCTGGTGCGCTGA
- a CDS encoding glycosyl hydrolase, with amino-acid sequence MSASAPLRFGANYTPSQNWMHSWLSLDLDAVRRDFAGLAELGMDHVRIFPLWPVLQPNRTLIREDAIADVRAVVDVAAEFGMDAGVDVIQGHLSSFDFIPSWLFTWHDKNMFTHPDALSGQVALVEKLGGAMSDADNFLGFTLGNETNQFSAETHPHQWPVTEAEAANWITTLLDAAERTAPGRDHLHSEYDAAWYMDGHGFTPALASRLGAMTTVHSWIFNGTAQRYGGRSPASDRHGEYMIELSRAFAVDAQRPIWLQEVGAPSNCLTPDETPGFLEATVRSAARTENLWGVTWWCSHDVSRELSDYPELEYSLGLIENGGAAKPIGRRFAEIIPELRARQATPARALGIVVDVDEGDVPVSRAAMSPGGAIFQAWVDACESGVDAAFVTSTDAADAALLARRGITELVRPDLSSGVGVYSSNNTVV; translated from the coding sequence ATGTCCGCATCCGCCCCTCTGCGCTTCGGCGCGAACTACACCCCCTCGCAGAACTGGATGCACTCCTGGCTGTCGCTGGATCTCGACGCCGTCCGCCGCGACTTCGCGGGACTCGCGGAGCTGGGCATGGATCACGTGCGCATCTTCCCGCTGTGGCCGGTGCTGCAGCCGAACCGCACCCTGATCCGCGAGGACGCGATCGCCGACGTGCGCGCGGTCGTCGACGTGGCGGCGGAGTTCGGGATGGATGCCGGCGTCGACGTCATCCAGGGGCACCTGTCGAGCTTCGACTTCATCCCCTCGTGGCTGTTCACCTGGCACGACAAGAACATGTTCACGCACCCTGACGCCCTCAGCGGCCAGGTCGCGCTGGTCGAGAAGCTCGGCGGGGCGATGAGCGATGCCGACAACTTCCTCGGCTTCACGCTCGGCAACGAGACGAATCAGTTCTCGGCCGAGACGCACCCGCACCAGTGGCCGGTGACCGAGGCCGAGGCCGCGAACTGGATCACCACGCTGCTGGATGCCGCCGAGCGCACCGCCCCCGGTCGCGACCACCTGCACAGCGAGTACGACGCCGCCTGGTACATGGACGGGCACGGCTTCACCCCGGCCCTGGCATCCCGGCTGGGCGCGATGACGACCGTGCACTCCTGGATCTTCAACGGCACCGCGCAGCGCTACGGAGGCCGCTCGCCGGCATCCGATCGCCATGGCGAGTACATGATCGAACTGTCCCGCGCGTTCGCCGTCGATGCGCAGCGGCCGATCTGGCTGCAGGAGGTCGGCGCCCCGTCGAACTGCCTCACCCCCGACGAGACGCCCGGCTTCCTCGAGGCCACCGTGCGCTCGGCCGCCCGCACCGAGAACCTCTGGGGCGTCACCTGGTGGTGCTCGCACGACGTGAGCCGGGAGCTTTCCGACTACCCGGAGCTGGAGTACTCGCTCGGCCTGATCGAGAACGGCGGCGCCGCCAAGCCGATCGGCCGGCGCTTCGCCGAGATCATCCCCGAGCTGCGCGCGCGGCAGGCGACGCCCGCTCGAGCCCTCGGCATCGTGGTCGACGTGGACGAGGGCGACGTCCCGGTCAGCCGCGCGGCGATGAGCCCCGGTGGCGCGATCTTCCAGGCCTGGGTGGACGCCTGCGAGTCCGGCGTGGACGCCGCCTTCGTCACGTCGACGGATGCCGCGGATGCCGCGCTGCTGGCGCGCCGCGGGATCACCGAGCTGGTGCGCCCCGACCTCTCCTCCGGCGTGGGCGTGTACTCCTCGAACAACACCGTCGTCTGA